The Yersinia intermedia genome window below encodes:
- a CDS encoding glycine-rich SFCGS family protein — MSQITVVIGDRLGKGQKVGQGVELAGGRVVVIPGVAADMKLGDVMNSEKADFGISFCGSGGAGAITAQNKYGYKAKYGMRSVDEGVTAINEGCKVLGFGFMDKEELGQRLVEAYIKKYGQP, encoded by the coding sequence ATGAGTCAAATTACCGTTGTGATTGGCGACCGTCTAGGTAAAGGCCAAAAAGTGGGTCAGGGTGTTGAATTGGCTGGTGGCCGCGTGGTGGTTATTCCCGGTGTCGCCGCAGATATGAAATTGGGTGATGTGATGAACAGTGAAAAAGCTGACTTCGGCATTTCATTCTGTGGCAGTGGTGGTGCGGGTGCTATTACGGCACAAAACAAATATGGTTATAAAGCAAAATATGGCATGCGTTCCGTTGACGAAGGCGTGACGGCAATAAATGAAGGTTGCAAAGTGTTGGGCTTCGGATTTATGGATAAAGAAGAATTAGGTCAGCGATTAGTGGAAGCCTATATCAAGAAATACGGTCAACCGTAA
- a CDS encoding glycine dehydrogenase: MITERVLAEITAMLDAENIFTNKVQQQMLTSHIRAMVLRSITGEPLPEVDKSLFDEISAHSMQMAQQVVDKFANLPIEEAYLLSVHFEVAKDNNP, from the coding sequence ATCATTACTGAGCGGGTATTAGCTGAAATTACCGCGATGTTGGATGCTGAAAATATTTTTACCAATAAAGTTCAGCAACAAATGTTGACATCACATATTCGTGCCATGGTGTTGCGTTCAATAACCGGTGAGCCATTACCTGAAGTGGATAAATCATTATTCGATGAGATTTCAGCACATTCGATGCAAATGGCCCAGCAGGTGGTCGATAAATTTGCCAATTTACCTATTGAAGAAGCCTATTTATTGTCGGTTCATTTTGAAGTAGCGAAAGACAATAACCCATAA
- the rnk gene encoding nucleoside diphosphate kinase regulator yields MTKPTITINELDAERLDALLAQPAFAGTVVAQALNEELDRAEILPPNAIPADVVTMNSRVRFRDLNSQEEHIRTLVYPASLKDSNEQLSVMAPLGAALLGMHINDEISWKLPGGDETRITVVELLYQPEAAGEYHR; encoded by the coding sequence ATGACCAAGCCAACCATCACGATTAACGAGCTGGATGCTGAACGTTTGGATGCGTTACTGGCGCAACCGGCCTTTGCCGGTACAGTGGTCGCACAAGCGCTCAATGAAGAACTGGATCGTGCAGAAATTCTGCCACCTAACGCCATTCCGGCAGATGTGGTGACTATGAATAGCCGTGTGCGTTTTCGCGATCTGAACAGTCAGGAAGAGCATATCCGCACACTGGTGTATCCGGCATCGCTAAAAGACAGTAACGAACAACTTTCCGTGATGGCTCCGCTAGGTGCGGCATTGCTGGGGATGCACATTAATGATGAAATTAGCTGGAAGCTGCCAGGTGGGGATGAAACCCGCATTACCGTGGTAGAACTGCTGTACCAGCCAGAAGCAGCCGGTGAATATCACCGCTAA
- a CDS encoding NAD-dependent succinate-semialdehyde dehydrogenase, translated as MSAQNPLHDPLRNPLQKQRHSDGVYHIGYFVGGKWHQAQDTFDVHNPATGELVAKVAKSGTQETEAAIKAASAAFPAWRKTPAKQRAEILQRWYLLIMEHQQSLAEIMVSEQGKPLKEALGEVAYAASFIQWFSEQAKRANGEIIPPAKEGARILATREPVGVVAAITPWNFPLAMLTRKLGPALAAGCTGLIKPANNTPLSAFALLALAEQAGVPAGVLNGVAGDTHAISDAIMASPEVRKISFTGSTEVGKTLMRNAAATMKKISMELGGNAPYIVFDDADLDAAVAGAMACKFRNAGQVCVCVNRFYIQDGVYDEFVSRLATEVKKLNVGNGMDKDVNMGPLINLAGLEKVEDHVKDALEKGGRLLAGGSRHQLGGNFFQPTVIADANEQMKVASEETFGPLAACFRFKTEEEVIKRANDTPFGLAAYFYTQNLQRVFRVSDALESGMIGVNESSVSTELAPFGGVKESGLGREGSVLGLDEFMEVKTLHLGNL; from the coding sequence ATGTCAGCACAAAACCCATTACATGATCCATTACGCAACCCCTTACAAAAGCAACGACACAGCGACGGTGTGTACCACATCGGCTATTTTGTTGGTGGTAAATGGCATCAGGCGCAGGACACTTTCGACGTACATAACCCTGCTACCGGCGAGTTAGTGGCGAAAGTGGCTAAATCCGGCACCCAAGAAACTGAAGCAGCGATTAAGGCCGCCAGCGCCGCGTTTCCCGCCTGGCGAAAAACACCCGCCAAGCAGCGGGCGGAAATTCTTCAGCGTTGGTATTTGTTGATTATGGAACATCAGCAATCATTGGCTGAGATAATGGTTTCTGAGCAAGGTAAACCATTGAAAGAAGCCTTAGGCGAGGTCGCCTATGCCGCCAGCTTTATTCAATGGTTTAGTGAGCAGGCCAAACGTGCCAACGGTGAAATTATTCCGCCAGCCAAAGAGGGGGCGCGCATTCTGGCCACTCGTGAACCGGTTGGTGTGGTGGCGGCCATCACGCCGTGGAATTTCCCGCTGGCAATGTTAACCCGCAAACTGGGGCCAGCATTGGCTGCCGGTTGTACCGGATTGATTAAACCGGCCAATAACACACCGTTATCCGCTTTTGCTTTACTGGCATTGGCAGAGCAAGCCGGTGTGCCTGCTGGCGTGCTCAATGGTGTTGCGGGCGATACGCATGCCATTAGTGATGCCATCATGGCCAGCCCGGAAGTGCGTAAAATCTCCTTTACCGGCTCAACCGAAGTTGGCAAAACCTTAATGCGCAATGCCGCAGCCACCATGAAGAAAATTTCCATGGAACTGGGCGGTAATGCGCCGTATATCGTGTTTGATGATGCTGATTTGGATGCCGCAGTTGCGGGTGCGATGGCATGTAAATTCCGCAATGCCGGGCAGGTGTGCGTGTGCGTCAATCGCTTCTATATTCAGGATGGCGTGTATGACGAGTTTGTCAGCCGTTTAGCCACTGAAGTTAAAAAACTAAACGTCGGTAATGGCATGGATAAAGACGTCAATATGGGGCCATTGATTAATCTCGCCGGGCTGGAGAAAGTAGAAGATCACGTCAAAGATGCGCTGGAGAAGGGCGGCCGCCTGTTGGCGGGGGGCAGCCGTCATCAACTGGGGGGCAATTTCTTCCAGCCCACGGTTATTGCCGATGCTAATGAGCAGATGAAAGTCGCCTCTGAAGAGACATTTGGCCCACTGGCTGCCTGCTTCCGCTTCAAAACCGAAGAGGAAGTTATCAAGCGGGCTAATGACACGCCGTTCGGGCTGGCAGCTTACTTCTATACTCAGAATCTGCAACGCGTATTCCGGGTTTCAGATGCGCTGGAAAGCGGTATGATTGGTGTCAATGAAAGCTCAGTTTCTACTGAGTTGGCACCTTTCGGTGGAGTTAAAGAGTCTGGCCTTGGCCGTGAAGGGTCAGTGCTGGGGTTAGATGAGTTTATGGAAGTGAAAACTTTGCATTTGGGCAATTTATAA
- the pmbA gene encoding metalloprotease PmbA, which produces MKVVTQVAEQRKTLEQAVAQALELARVGSDAAEVAVSKTTGISVSTRFGEVENVEFNSDGALGITVYHQQRKGSASTTDLNPDAVARTVQAALDIARYTSPDPYAGAAEKSLLAFEAPDLDLFHPSDLDAEQGILLAARAEQAALQADKRITNTEGGSFNSHYGIKVFGNSHGMLQSYCSSRHSLSSSVIAEHNGDMERDYAYTIGRRMEDLASPEWVGEECARRTLSRLSPRKLPTMQSPVLFAAEVATGLFGHLVSAISGGNIYRKSTFLLDHLGKQILPEWLTIEEHPHLLRGLASTPFDSEGVRTLQRKIVKDGVLQTYLLTSYSARKLGLQSTGHAGGIHNWRIAGQGQDFAGMLKQLDKGLVVTELMGQGVSTVTGDYSRGAAGFWVENGEIQYPVSEITIAGNLKDMLRNIVSVGSDIETRSNIQCGSVLLPAMKIAGE; this is translated from the coding sequence ATGAAAGTAGTCACTCAAGTTGCAGAACAGCGTAAAACGCTGGAACAAGCGGTTGCACAGGCTTTGGAATTGGCCCGTGTGGGTTCTGATGCGGCCGAAGTCGCCGTCAGTAAAACCACCGGGATTAGCGTCAGCACTCGCTTTGGTGAAGTGGAGAACGTGGAATTCAACAGCGATGGTGCGCTGGGAATTACTGTGTATCACCAGCAGCGTAAAGGCAGCGCATCCACCACTGATTTAAATCCAGATGCCGTCGCCCGTACGGTGCAGGCTGCGCTGGATATTGCTCGTTATACCTCACCTGATCCCTATGCCGGGGCGGCAGAAAAATCGCTGCTGGCTTTTGAGGCGCCAGATCTGGATCTGTTCCATCCGAGCGATTTGGATGCAGAACAAGGTATCTTGTTGGCTGCCCGTGCGGAACAGGCTGCATTGCAGGCTGATAAGCGGATTACCAATACTGAAGGTGGCAGTTTTAATAGCCATTATGGTATCAAGGTGTTTGGCAACAGCCACGGCATGTTGCAGAGCTATTGTTCAAGTCGCCATTCGCTTTCCAGCAGCGTTATCGCTGAGCATAATGGCGATATGGAGCGAGATTACGCTTATACCATTGGCCGGCGGATGGAAGATTTAGCCAGCCCGGAATGGGTTGGTGAGGAGTGCGCTCGTCGTACTTTATCCCGTTTGTCACCACGTAAATTGCCGACCATGCAGTCACCCGTGTTGTTTGCCGCTGAAGTGGCGACCGGCTTGTTTGGTCACTTGGTTTCGGCGATTAGCGGCGGCAATATCTACCGTAAATCTACCTTCCTGCTTGATCATCTGGGTAAGCAGATTTTGCCTGAATGGCTGACGATTGAAGAGCACCCTCATCTATTACGCGGTTTGGCCTCTACACCGTTCGACAGTGAAGGTGTGCGTACCCTGCAACGGAAAATCGTGAAAGACGGGGTGCTGCAAACTTATCTACTGACCAGCTATTCAGCCCGCAAACTGGGGCTGCAAAGCACCGGTCATGCTGGTGGTATCCATAACTGGCGCATTGCCGGTCAGGGGCAGGATTTCGCCGGTATGCTGAAGCAATTGGACAAAGGTTTGGTGGTAACTGAACTGATGGGCCAAGGTGTCAGTACCGTGACTGGCGACTATTCCCGTGGCGCGGCGGGTTTCTGGGTTGAAAATGGTGAGATTCAGTATCCGGTCAGTGAGATAACCATTGCCGGTAATCTGAAAGATATGCTGCGTAATATTGTCAGTGTAGGCAGTGATATCGAAACCCGCAGTAACATTCAATGTGGCTCTGTTTTATTGCCTGCGATGAAGATTGCGGGCGAATAA
- a CDS encoding DUF4312 family protein: MKEQYTTQVQVKGKGDSKEKAFANALGNVQNTVLKSTQNILLRIEPQDVKVLNAELSVKNEKFLFFFLPRERKTYSVELDITVNVTIINTDKVVFISK; the protein is encoded by the coding sequence ATGAAAGAACAATATACCACTCAGGTGCAAGTTAAAGGTAAAGGTGATAGCAAGGAAAAAGCTTTCGCTAATGCACTCGGTAATGTCCAGAATACGGTGTTGAAATCGACACAAAATATTCTGTTACGGATTGAACCACAAGACGTAAAAGTATTAAACGCAGAATTATCAGTTAAAAATGAAAAGTTTTTATTCTTTTTCCTGCCGCGTGAAAGAAAGACATATAGCGTTGAATTAGATATCACCGTGAACGTGACAATTATTAATACAGATAAGGTCGTCTTCATATCTAAATGA
- the cybC gene encoding cytochrome b562 gives MGKKMMALMAAVLLSASTLAMAASVSDNMETIAENYGKVLKADSTDVMKEGLQAMRAAAQDAQKGIPTKLISKGEGSAEVKDFRHGLDLFIGQIDGALALANQGKLDEAKKAAQDFKPTRDTYHKKYR, from the coding sequence ATGGGTAAGAAAATGATGGCGTTAATGGCGGCAGTGTTACTCAGCGCCAGTACTTTAGCGATGGCGGCCAGTGTGTCGGATAATATGGAGACCATTGCCGAGAACTACGGCAAAGTGTTGAAGGCTGACTCTACTGATGTGATGAAGGAAGGCTTGCAGGCGATGCGTGCAGCGGCGCAGGATGCACAAAAGGGCATACCTACCAAGTTGATAAGTAAAGGCGAGGGCAGCGCGGAGGTGAAGGATTTCCGCCATGGTTTGGACTTATTTATCGGGCAGATTGATGGTGCGCTGGCATTGGCGAATCAAGGTAAGCTCGATGAGGCTAAGAAAGCAGCCCAAGACTTTAAACCGACCCGTGATACCTACCATAAAAAGTATCGTTAA
- a CDS encoding DgaE family pyridoxal phosphate-dependent ammonia lyase, which translates to MSSVYEKYQLKHVINASGRMTMLGVSTPRQDVVEAVELGLNHYFEMKDLVNKTGAYIADLLNVESAVVVSCASAGIAQSVAAVIVKDDANLLVNLHAAPRAVPHEIVLPKGHNVNFGAPVDTMVTLGGGKVVEAGYANECLPEQLEAAITPNTAAILYIKSHHCVQKSILSVEQAVVIARKHQLPLIVDAAAEEDLQCYYQMGADLVIYSGAKAIEGPTSGLVLGKKTYVDWVKLQSSGIGRAMKVGKEGILGLTRAIESYMTLEKETGQQMVEKMTPFISQLNTIDGVSAKVVWDAAGRDIARTEISFDEAKIGHSTPDLVDALKHGDIAIYFRAYKANEGKIEVDVRSVTPSQLEIIYTCINRLAKGA; encoded by the coding sequence ATGTCTTCAGTCTATGAAAAATACCAGTTAAAACATGTGATTAATGCTTCTGGTCGCATGACGATGTTGGGCGTTTCAACGCCACGACAGGATGTGGTTGAGGCGGTAGAGCTGGGCCTAAACCATTACTTCGAAATGAAAGATTTGGTCAATAAGACCGGTGCTTACATTGCTGACTTGCTGAATGTTGAGAGCGCGGTGGTTGTCTCCTGCGCTTCTGCCGGCATTGCTCAGTCGGTCGCTGCGGTGATCGTGAAAGATGATGCCAATTTACTGGTTAATCTACATGCTGCCCCGCGCGCAGTGCCACATGAAATTGTTCTGCCGAAGGGCCATAACGTTAACTTCGGTGCGCCGGTCGATACCATGGTGACGCTGGGAGGGGGCAAAGTGGTGGAAGCCGGTTATGCCAACGAATGTTTACCGGAGCAATTGGAAGCGGCGATCACGCCAAATACTGCGGCGATCTTGTATATAAAATCCCACCATTGTGTACAAAAAAGCATTTTATCTGTTGAGCAAGCGGTTGTGATTGCCCGTAAACATCAATTGCCATTAATCGTTGATGCGGCAGCGGAAGAAGACTTGCAGTGTTATTACCAGATGGGGGCAGATTTGGTGATTTACAGTGGTGCCAAAGCCATTGAAGGGCCAACCAGCGGGCTGGTCTTAGGCAAAAAAACCTATGTTGATTGGGTGAAGTTGCAGTCAAGCGGTATTGGCCGGGCGATGAAAGTGGGTAAAGAGGGCATTCTCGGCCTGACCCGTGCCATTGAAAGCTATATGACGCTGGAAAAAGAGACTGGTCAGCAAATGGTAGAAAAAATGACACCATTTATCAGTCAGCTAAATACCATTGACGGTGTGTCGGCGAAAGTGGTTTGGGATGCTGCCGGGCGTGATATTGCCCGTACTGAAATCAGTTTTGATGAAGCCAAAATAGGGCACTCGACACCGGATTTGGTGGATGCGCTGAAACATGGTGATATCGCCATTTACTTCCGTGCCTATAAAGCCAATGAAGGCAAAATTGAAGTGGATGTGCGCAGTGTCACGCCATCACAACTTGAGATAATTTATACCTGCATTAACCGCCTGGCTAAGGGAGCCTGA
- a CDS encoding ribonuclease, protein MNKRLMAILGAILLLAVAALQGVGGVTARDIGQSVDLERPPLAASASIEQLTQHHQVVKYLQVHHRLPDFYLTKQQARAQGWDPKDGNLCKVLPGKAIGGDRFSNRERQLPEAKGRNWREADVNYRCGHRGSDRLLYSNDGLIYLTQDHYKRFIRME, encoded by the coding sequence ATGAATAAACGACTTATGGCCATTCTGGGCGCGATACTGTTGCTGGCAGTGGCGGCGTTGCAAGGGGTTGGCGGTGTCACAGCGCGTGATATCGGCCAATCGGTGGATCTGGAACGCCCACCTTTAGCGGCATCTGCATCGATTGAACAATTGACCCAGCACCATCAGGTGGTTAAATACCTACAAGTGCATCATCGCCTGCCAGATTTTTACCTGACCAAGCAGCAGGCGCGTGCGCAGGGCTGGGATCCCAAAGACGGCAATTTGTGTAAAGTGTTGCCAGGCAAAGCGATTGGCGGTGATCGTTTTTCTAACCGTGAGCGCCAACTACCTGAGGCGAAAGGCCGCAACTGGCGTGAAGCCGATGTTAATTATCGTTGTGGGCATCGCGGTAGCGATCGTTTGCTGTACTCCAATGATGGCCTGATTTATTTAACTCAGGATCACTACAAGCGTTTCATTCGGATGGAGTGA
- a CDS encoding DUF4310 family protein, giving the protein MDEQTKNNFWYADWSFPIFVGLLSSGVFAGTHMYYLYGIGAFNEVAFVSMLRAGMDTGVYGAVAAFGASFLFARIIEGSLVGILDIGGAIQTGVGLGVPALLLGAGFVFPVANFAASLVTGLIIGLAIGYLIILARKFTINQSNSTYGADVMMGAGNSSGRFLGPLIILSAITASIPIGIGSLGGALLFYLWNKPITGGAILGAMILGSIFPVAIS; this is encoded by the coding sequence ATGGATGAACAAACCAAGAATAATTTCTGGTATGCCGACTGGTCATTTCCGATCTTTGTAGGGTTATTATCCTCCGGCGTATTTGCGGGTACTCATATGTATTATTTATATGGTATCGGCGCATTTAACGAAGTGGCATTTGTTTCAATGCTACGTGCCGGTATGGATACCGGTGTTTATGGTGCGGTGGCGGCATTTGGTGCCAGTTTCTTATTCGCCCGTATTATTGAAGGTTCGCTTGTCGGTATTTTGGATATCGGTGGTGCGATTCAAACCGGTGTCGGTCTGGGTGTGCCAGCATTATTACTGGGAGCCGGATTTGTCTTCCCGGTGGCTAATTTTGCAGCCTCACTGGTAACCGGCCTGATTATTGGTTTAGCTATCGGCTATCTGATTATTTTGGCGCGTAAATTCACGATTAACCAAAGTAATTCAACTTATGGTGCTGACGTTATGATGGGGGCGGGTAACTCCTCTGGTCGCTTCCTCGGGCCATTGATTATTCTGTCAGCCATAACAGCATCAATTCCCATTGGGATCGGTTCTTTAGGCGGCGCTTTACTGTTTTATCTGTGGAATAAACCGATTACCGGTGGCGCAATTTTGGGTGCCATGATTTTAGGGTCTATTTTCCCGGTCGCTATTTCATGA
- a CDS encoding DUF4311 domain-containing protein, with product MFLIILFKSIIIGGLVGVGVGVGAARMFHAPTIQGMGAFRTLGELNSCEGDPASHFSFGLGFFFNAWASSVAAGAFTQDVDHRIIPNWGAAALMIKNRNVAETMHNPKKMAIACGIIGVIVVSFLNTTASAVPAALQVTAIKVLVPAANILVNTVMPVIFWLAAIDAGRRSGFWATIFGGLAQLIMGNAVPGLVLGILIGKGVEESGWNKVTKIMMTVIVLLFVLSGFFRGFDLKFLESFSLSAPVWLDTIHNALSGK from the coding sequence ATGTTTCTAATCATTCTTTTTAAGTCGATTATTATCGGCGGACTGGTCGGTGTGGGGGTGGGTGTTGGGGCTGCCCGTATGTTTCATGCACCGACAATACAGGGTATGGGAGCATTTCGTACCTTGGGTGAACTGAACTCATGTGAGGGAGATCCGGCATCGCACTTCTCCTTTGGATTAGGCTTCTTCTTCAACGCCTGGGCCTCTTCGGTGGCAGCCGGTGCCTTTACTCAGGACGTCGACCACCGCATCATTCCTAACTGGGGTGCTGCTGCATTGATGATTAAAAATCGTAATGTAGCGGAAACCATGCATAACCCGAAAAAGATGGCAATTGCCTGCGGGATTATCGGGGTTATTGTTGTCAGTTTCCTAAACACCACTGCTTCTGCGGTACCAGCAGCATTACAGGTCACTGCAATTAAAGTGTTGGTACCGGCAGCGAATATTCTGGTTAACACCGTGATGCCGGTTATTTTCTGGCTGGCGGCTATTGATGCCGGGCGTCGCTCTGGTTTCTGGGCCACTATTTTTGGTGGGTTGGCTCAGCTAATCATGGGTAATGCCGTACCTGGTCTGGTGTTGGGTATTTTAATTGGTAAAGGTGTTGAGGAAAGCGGCTGGAATAAAGTGACTAAGATCATGATGACAGTCATTGTGCTGTTATTTGTGCTCAGTGGTTTCTTCCGCGGGTTCGATCTGAAATTCCTGGAGTCATTTAGCCTGAGCGCGCCGGTTTGGCTCGATACCATTCATAACGCATTGAGCGGAAAATAA
- the dagF gene encoding 2-dehydro-3-deoxy-phosphogluconate aldolase: MKLTPNYYRDRVCLNVLAGSKENAREIYQAAEGHVLVGVLSKNYSDVDSAVKDMREYAALIDNALSVGLGAGDPKQSTMVSQISQQVQPQHVNQVFTGVGPSRALLGQHDTVVNGLISPTGKVGYVNISTGPLSSQQKEAIVPVTTAIAMLKDMGGSSLKFFPMNGLDSIDEYRFVAEACAATGFWLEPTGGISLDNFEQIVQIALDAGVTKIIPHIYSSIIDSKTGNTRPEDVQTLLAIVKKIVP; encoded by the coding sequence ATGAAACTGACCCCGAATTATTACCGTGACCGGGTGTGCCTGAATGTGTTGGCCGGTTCAAAAGAGAATGCACGCGAGATTTATCAAGCCGCTGAAGGCCATGTCCTGGTGGGGGTGTTATCGAAGAACTATTCTGATGTCGATAGCGCAGTCAAAGATATGCGCGAATACGCAGCTCTTATCGATAATGCCCTGTCGGTAGGGTTGGGCGCGGGGGATCCGAAGCAATCAACAATGGTCAGCCAGATTTCACAGCAGGTGCAACCGCAACATGTAAATCAGGTATTTACAGGTGTTGGCCCAAGTCGTGCTTTATTGGGGCAGCATGATACTGTGGTGAATGGCTTGATTTCACCGACTGGCAAAGTGGGTTACGTAAATATCTCCACCGGCCCGCTCAGTTCACAGCAAAAGGAAGCGATTGTTCCAGTGACCACCGCCATTGCTATGTTAAAAGATATGGGGGGCAGTTCGCTAAAGTTTTTCCCAATGAACGGGTTGGATTCTATCGATGAGTACCGTTTTGTGGCTGAGGCTTGTGCTGCTACTGGCTTCTGGTTGGAACCTACCGGCGGCATCAGTCTGGATAATTTTGAACAAATCGTACAAATCGCATTAGATGCCGGGGTAACGAAAATTATCCCGCATATCTACAGTTCGATAATTGACAGTAAAACAGGCAATACCCGCCCAGAAGATGTGCAAACATTATTGGCTATCGTGAAAAAAATAGTGCCGTAA
- the yjgA gene encoding ribosome biogenesis factor YjgA → MNKQPEDWLDEVPEDKNEDDDEIIWVSKSEIKRDAEALKDLGTELVELGKNALEKIQLDEDLLAAVELAQKIKKEGRRRQIQLIGKMLRARDVEPIQTALDKLKNRHNQQISLFHKLEMLRDRLVEEGDVAIPTVLELYPDADRQQLRSLIRNAQKEKATNKPPKSFRQIFQYLRELSEKQQ, encoded by the coding sequence ATGAACAAACAGCCCGAAGATTGGCTAGATGAAGTCCCAGAAGATAAAAACGAAGATGACGATGAAATTATCTGGGTCAGTAAAAGTGAAATTAAACGTGATGCCGAAGCGCTGAAAGACCTCGGTACCGAGCTGGTTGAGCTGGGTAAAAATGCGCTGGAGAAAATCCAACTGGATGAAGATCTGCTGGCAGCCGTTGAACTGGCACAGAAGATCAAGAAAGAAGGCCGCCGCCGCCAGATCCAGTTAATTGGTAAAATGCTACGTGCCCGTGATGTAGAACCTATCCAAACCGCATTGGATAAGCTGAAAAATCGCCATAACCAACAAATCTCGCTGTTCCACAAGCTGGAAATGCTGCGTGACCGTTTGGTTGAAGAAGGTGATGTCGCGATCCCTACGGTGTTGGAGCTATATCCAGATGCGGATCGCCAACAACTGCGTAGCCTGATACGTAATGCCCAGAAAGAGAAAGCCACTAACAAGCCGCCGAAATCATTCCGTCAGATCTTCCAATATCTGCGTGAACTGTCTGAAAAGCAGCAATAA
- a CDS encoding amidohydrolase/deacetylase family metallohydrolase has product MYDFIITRALLVDGRQVNIVINDGKIVAVDAAIATDDNNQAEPSVYSAKQVLDLAGKYYISAGWIDSHVHCYPASPIYHDEADLVGVASGVTTVVDAGSTGANDVDDFYRLTRAAKTHVYAFLNIAKTGIVTQNELADMAQIDKQSVSQAIARNPGFIIGIKARMSSSVVGKNGIKPLVRAKEIQQENNQLPLMVHIGNNPPDLDEIADLLTQGDIITHCYNGKPNRILTPAGTLRESIQRALKRGVLLDVGHGSASFSFDVAELAIKQGIYPHTISSDIYCRNRINGPVHSLATVMSKFFTLGLSLKQVIACVTENAAQALHLTHKGILATGYDADLTIFELKQQPQLFSDSEGKSVTGETYLVPLAAVVAGDIVLTDEGKSKDVFSL; this is encoded by the coding sequence ATGTATGACTTTATTATCACACGCGCACTATTAGTTGACGGCCGTCAGGTTAATATCGTAATTAATGATGGAAAAATAGTGGCCGTTGATGCGGCTATTGCCACTGACGACAATAATCAAGCCGAGCCTTCAGTTTATTCTGCTAAACAAGTGTTGGATTTGGCTGGGAAATATTACATCAGTGCTGGTTGGATTGATTCCCATGTGCATTGTTACCCCGCATCCCCTATTTATCATGACGAAGCCGATTTGGTCGGAGTTGCCAGTGGCGTGACGACGGTGGTGGATGCCGGCAGCACTGGTGCCAATGATGTGGATGATTTTTACCGCCTGACCCGTGCCGCCAAAACCCATGTTTATGCTTTTCTGAATATTGCGAAAACCGGCATCGTGACGCAAAACGAATTAGCGGATATGGCGCAGATTGATAAGCAAAGTGTCAGTCAGGCTATTGCCCGTAATCCTGGTTTTATTATCGGTATTAAAGCCCGCATGAGTAGCAGCGTGGTCGGTAAAAACGGCATTAAACCGTTGGTGCGAGCCAAAGAGATTCAACAAGAAAACAATCAGCTACCCTTGATGGTACATATTGGCAATAACCCGCCTGATTTGGATGAGATCGCCGACTTGTTAACGCAAGGCGACATTATTACTCACTGCTATAACGGCAAACCTAATCGTATTCTGACACCTGCCGGGACCTTGCGTGAGTCTATTCAACGCGCATTGAAACGCGGTGTGCTACTGGATGTTGGGCATGGCAGTGCCAGTTTCAGCTTTGATGTCGCCGAACTGGCCATCAAGCAAGGTATTTATCCGCACACCATCAGCTCCGATATTTATTGTCGCAACCGTATTAACGGGCCAGTGCACAGTCTGGCGACGGTGATGTCCAAATTTTTCACCCTCGGTTTGAGCCTTAAACAGGTCATTGCTTGTGTGACAGAAAATGCCGCGCAAGCCCTGCATTTGACTCATAAAGGGATACTGGCAACGGGCTATGACGCTGACCTGACGATTTTTGAGCTGAAACAGCAACCTCAGCTATTTAGCGATTCAGAAGGTAAATCGGTTACCGGTGAGACGTATCTGGTGCCACTAGCGGCGGTCGTTGCTGGTGACATAGTATTAACTGACGAAGGGAAGTCAAAAGATGTCTTCAGTCTATGA
- a CDS encoding barstar family protein produces the protein MVKVVFDFDHISDLPAFYRVFCQKFALSEDFGANLDALWDVVTGEIALPVEIEFIHFNHRRKRRFGAIVLLLEEAEEELAGSLRFNIA, from the coding sequence ATGGTAAAAGTGGTATTTGATTTTGACCATATATCTGATCTTCCTGCATTTTACCGCGTATTTTGCCAAAAATTTGCGCTGAGCGAAGATTTTGGTGCCAATCTGGATGCTTTGTGGGATGTGGTCACGGGCGAGATAGCCTTACCGGTAGAGATTGAATTTATTCATTTCAATCACCGCCGTAAACGCCGCTTTGGTGCGATTGTGCTGCTGCTTGAGGAAGCAGAAGAGGAGTTAGCAGGCAGCCTGCGTTTCAATATAGCGTGA